One genomic region from Ptychodera flava strain L36383 chromosome 5, AS_Pfla_20210202, whole genome shotgun sequence encodes:
- the LOC139132649 gene encoding beta-2 adrenergic receptor-like codes for MAGPHDSGLAVIVAETILYSTIAFLIISTNLLNIAVLSRNKILSIGGRCFMMSLAVADLGVGLLFGTALVGCVTRKALIDSVFSVCFVLGALNQIVYSASTISLTLIAVDRYLAISRPIYYLNVVTKKKAMVVTLLAWIVLTLYAIVLGLIDGNFYRYNPNTYLCTPFYDRRQVVLVSLITLWIIPFGLIIFTYTQILVFLRNRRRHVGNEVVRHDKRDNYLEDPESTESENS; via the exons ATGGCTGGCCCGCACGACTCCGGTCTTGCCGTAATCGTCGCAGAAACGATTTTATATTCTACCATCGCCTTCCTAATTATCAGCACTAACTTGTTGAACATTGCTGTGCTCAGCAGAAACAAGATTTTATCAATCGGAGGTCGCTGCTTCATGATGTCACTAGCAGTTGCTGATCTTGGAGTCGGATTGCTGTTCGGTACAGCTTTGGTCGGATGTGTGACCCGGAAAGCTCTGATTGATTCTGTGTTCTCAGTTTGTTTTGTCTTAGGTGCCCTAAATCAAATCGTATATTCAGCATCCACTATCTCCTTGACACTGATCGCTGTGGACAGATACCTTGCCATCTCACGACCTATTTATTATCTCAATGTAGTGACGAAGAAGAAAGCAATGGTTGTGACTCTTCTAGCGTGGATTGTGTTGACGTTGTACGCAATCGTTCTTGGATTAATCGACGGTAACTTCTACAGATACAATCCTAACACCTACTTATGTACGCCATTCTACGACAGGCGACAAGTGGTGCTCGTCTCTTTGATTACCCTATGGATTATCCCATTTGGACTGATCATTTTCACGTACACTCAGATTCTTGTCTTTCTAAGGAACCGCCGCAGACATGTTGGCAATGAAGTGGTCCGCCATGACAAGCGTGACAACTATCTAG AGGATCCAGAATCTACAGAAAGTGAGAACTCTTAA